The following are from one region of the Candidatus Krumholzibacteriia bacterium genome:
- a CDS encoding M3 family metallopeptidase, with product MIRTPVKPAGPIALALTLLALAAPVVAGASPLLEEWTGPYGGVPAFDRMQLEDLQPAMEQAMTEHLRELDAIAMKKSMPTFENTIVAMEASGETLDRVFTYYGIWSANLSSPEFREIQRELAPKISEYSSKITQNVPLFARVKAVYESDEMKRLRPDEQRLVQLVYDRFARNGAELEGAKKERYAEIQRRLAELYTRFSNNVLADEEGYVLYLDDTQLGGLSDAFVKAAAQAAADRGHAGEYAILNTRSSMEPFLTFSDERDLRETVWRTYYSRGDNGDDHDNNAIISEILQLRHERVQLLGYENFAQWRLENRMAKSPEGALALMEAVWPAALARVEEEVADMQALADAEGADITIEPWDYRYYMEKVRRAKYDLDSDEVKQYLQLDRLVDAMHYVAGEIFGFAFTPVPEGTVPVFHEDVVVYEVTDRDTGDHVGLWYLDAYARPGKRSGAWATTYRSHHTLDGLSTVLAANNSNFIEGAPGEPVLISWSDAETLFHEFGHGLHYLTSEVDYPGLNGGVRDYTEFQSQLLERWIFTEPVLEKYLVHHETGEPIPDGLVQKLERAATFNQGFATTEYLASALMDMRYHTVDPAGIDPDAFEREQMAALGAPEEIPMRHRSPQFGHVFSGEGYAAGYYGYIWADVLTADAAEAFENAPGGYYDRQLAEKLVEHLFAPRNAIDPADAYRAFRGRDAAIDALMRARGFPVAGGGGPSSAGDAHE from the coding sequence ATGATCCGTACCCCCGTGAAGCCGGCCGGACCGATCGCGCTGGCCCTCACGCTGCTCGCCCTCGCGGCACCCGTCGTCGCCGGCGCCTCCCCGCTGCTCGAGGAATGGACCGGCCCCTACGGTGGCGTTCCCGCCTTCGATCGGATGCAGCTCGAGGATCTGCAGCCGGCCATGGAGCAGGCCATGACCGAGCACCTGCGCGAGCTCGACGCCATCGCCATGAAGAAGTCGATGCCCACCTTCGAGAACACCATCGTGGCCATGGAGGCGTCGGGCGAGACCCTCGATCGGGTCTTCACCTACTACGGGATCTGGAGTGCGAATCTGTCGTCGCCGGAGTTCCGCGAGATCCAGCGCGAGCTCGCCCCGAAGATCAGCGAGTACTCCTCGAAGATCACGCAGAACGTCCCGTTGTTCGCGCGGGTGAAAGCCGTGTACGAGAGCGACGAGATGAAGCGGTTGCGGCCCGACGAGCAGCGGCTCGTGCAGCTGGTCTACGACCGCTTCGCCCGCAACGGCGCCGAGCTCGAGGGCGCGAAGAAGGAGCGTTACGCCGAGATCCAGCGTCGTCTGGCCGAGCTCTACACCCGCTTCTCGAACAATGTGTTGGCCGACGAAGAGGGCTACGTGCTCTACCTCGATGACACGCAGCTCGGTGGTCTGAGCGACGCCTTCGTGAAGGCGGCCGCCCAGGCCGCGGCCGACCGGGGGCACGCGGGGGAGTACGCGATCCTGAACACACGTTCTTCGATGGAGCCCTTCCTGACCTTCAGCGACGAGCGCGACCTACGCGAGACGGTGTGGCGGACCTACTACTCGCGCGGTGACAATGGGGACGACCACGACAACAACGCGATCATCTCCGAGATCCTGCAGCTGCGGCACGAGCGCGTGCAGTTGCTCGGTTACGAGAACTTCGCGCAGTGGCGGCTCGAGAATCGCATGGCCAAGAGTCCCGAGGGTGCCCTGGCACTCATGGAGGCCGTCTGGCCCGCCGCCCTGGCGCGCGTCGAGGAAGAAGTCGCCGACATGCAGGCCCTGGCCGACGCCGAGGGCGCCGACATCACGATCGAGCCCTGGGACTACCGCTACTACATGGAGAAGGTCCGCCGGGCGAAGTACGACCTCGACAGTGACGAGGTGAAGCAGTACCTGCAGCTCGACCGGCTGGTCGACGCCATGCACTACGTGGCCGGTGAGATCTTCGGCTTCGCATTCACGCCCGTTCCCGAGGGCACCGTACCCGTGTTCCACGAGGACGTGGTCGTCTACGAGGTGACCGACCGCGACACCGGTGACCATGTCGGTCTGTGGTACCTCGACGCCTACGCGCGGCCGGGCAAGCGTTCCGGTGCGTGGGCCACGACCTACCGCAGCCACCACACGCTCGACGGCCTCTCGACCGTGTTGGCCGCCAACAACTCGAACTTCATCGAAGGGGCACCGGGCGAGCCGGTGCTGATCTCGTGGAGCGATGCCGAGACGCTCTTCCACGAGTTCGGCCACGGTCTGCACTATCTCACCTCCGAGGTCGACTACCCCGGTCTCAACGGCGGTGTGCGTGACTACACCGAATTCCAGTCACAGCTGCTCGAGCGTTGGATCTTCACCGAGCCCGTGCTCGAGAAGTATCTGGTGCACCACGAGACCGGCGAGCCGATTCCCGACGGGCTCGTGCAGAAGCTGGAACGCGCCGCGACCTTCAACCAGGGCTTCGCCACCACGGAGTACCTCGCATCGGCGCTGATGGACATGAGGTACCACACGGTCGACCCCGCGGGGATCGACCCCGATGCCTTCGAGCGTGAGCAGATGGCGGCACTGGGTGCTCCCGAGGAGATCCCCATGCGGCATCGATCGCCGCAGTTCGGGCACGTGTTCTCGGGCGAGGGCTACGCGGCCGGCTACTACGGCTACATCTGGGCCGACGTGCTCACCGCCGACGCTGCCGAGGCCTTCGAGAACGCACCGGGCGGATACTACGACCGTCAGCTGGCCGAGAAGCTGGTGGAGCACCTCTTCGCACCGCGCAACGCGATCGATCCGGCCGACGCCTATCGGGCCTTCCGGGGTCGCGACGCTGCGATCGACGCACTCATGCGGGCGCGGGGGTTTCCTGTGGCCGGTGGAGGTGGCCCCTCGTCGGCGGGAGACGCCCACGAGTAG
- the alr gene encoding alanine racemase, with translation MKPSNWIELRESRVRSNLRFLRRVIGRGPKFCSVVKGNAYGHGIDVYVPMAERCGVRHFAVFSAREASEVLASSSTGSSIMIMGHLATEDVTWAIENDISFFVFDLGRLDTAIRAAKKIRRPARVHLEVETGLYRTGLTERSLQAAIRRARTHPQHVRIEGMCTHLSGAESSANYYRITEQLQTFRRRIDRLEDNDMIDVERHVACSAAVFNYPDAIYDRVRVGIAQYGYWPSEETRLFYLRTGMERAKSGRSKLARVLSWKSRIMSLTTVPPGAFVGYGLSHQTLHKTRIASVPVGYSHGLPRGQGNMGRVLVHGHPCPIVGTVSMNMMTVDVTDVPQARIGDEVVLIGEQDDGEISVGAFGERTYVLNYEVLARLSSHIPRIVVP, from the coding sequence ATGAAGCCCTCCAACTGGATCGAACTCCGCGAGAGCCGGGTGCGCTCGAACCTCCGGTTCCTGCGCCGCGTGATCGGACGCGGCCCGAAGTTCTGTTCGGTGGTCAAGGGAAACGCCTACGGGCACGGCATCGACGTCTACGTCCCCATGGCCGAGCGCTGCGGCGTACGTCACTTCGCCGTCTTCAGTGCTCGTGAAGCGTCGGAGGTGCTGGCGTCCAGCTCCACCGGCAGCTCGATCATGATCATGGGCCACCTGGCGACCGAGGACGTCACGTGGGCCATCGAAAACGACATCTCGTTCTTCGTCTTCGACCTCGGCCGGCTCGACACCGCCATCCGGGCGGCCAAGAAGATCCGCAGACCGGCCCGCGTGCACCTCGAGGTGGAAACGGGCCTGTACCGCACGGGCCTCACCGAACGTTCTCTGCAGGCGGCGATCCGGCGCGCGCGGACCCACCCCCAGCACGTGCGGATCGAGGGCATGTGTACGCACCTGAGCGGGGCGGAGTCATCGGCCAACTACTACCGGATCACCGAGCAGTTGCAGACCTTCCGGCGACGGATCGATCGCCTCGAGGACAACGACATGATCGACGTCGAGCGCCACGTGGCCTGCTCGGCGGCGGTCTTCAACTATCCCGATGCGATCTACGATCGTGTACGCGTCGGGATCGCCCAGTACGGCTACTGGCCCAGCGAGGAAACCCGCCTCTTCTATCTTCGCACCGGAATGGAACGCGCCAAGAGCGGGCGCTCCAAACTTGCGCGGGTCTTGAGCTGGAAGAGCCGGATCATGAGCCTGACCACGGTGCCCCCCGGCGCCTTCGTCGGCTACGGCCTCAGCCACCAGACCCTGCACAAGACGCGGATCGCGTCGGTGCCGGTGGGCTACTCGCACGGTCTGCCCCGCGGCCAGGGGAACATGGGCCGCGTGCTCGTTCACGGCCACCCGTGCCCGATCGTCGGAACGGTGAGCATGAACATGATGACGGTCGACGTGACCGACGTCCCCCAGGCCCGGATCGGCGACGAAGTCGTCCTGATCGGCGAACAGGACGACGGCGAGATCTCGGTCGGCGCCTTCGGGGAGCGGACCTATGTCTTGAACTACGAGGTGCTCGCCCGGCTGTCCTCGCACATCCCACGAATCGTGGTCCCCTGA
- a CDS encoding amidohydrolase, translating to MGEDVRDLRRRLHRAAERSGEEKRTAEILRSELEPLGPDELVDGLGGHGIAAVFGGAQDGPTVLVRGDMDALPLPDDPSLEHASETPGTAHLCGHDGHMTIVVGVARRIAARRPERGRVVVLFQPAEETGAGAHAVIEDPAFAPLRPDFAIAQHNLPGQPLGAVVLRHEVFASASRGMIIDLHGRSAHAAEPQEGRTPVPAAAALSHALAALPQNATALHETGQVTVVGVEVGGPAFGTSPGDGRVMATLRAHEQGVIDRLAERATDVARGIAATFGLEASISWAEEFPSSPCDAELVDVVDRTARARGMQVVWRDHPYAWSEDFGHFTSRFRGVLFGLGSGVDQPALHGNGYDFPDALLEPGSDLLTDTVHAILDPGRSEREG from the coding sequence ATGGGTGAAGACGTGAGAGACCTGCGCCGGCGCCTGCACCGGGCCGCCGAACGTTCCGGCGAAGAGAAGCGCACGGCGGAGATCCTCCGCTCCGAACTGGAGCCCCTGGGTCCCGACGAGCTCGTGGACGGACTCGGCGGTCACGGAATCGCAGCCGTCTTCGGGGGCGCGCAGGACGGGCCGACCGTTCTGGTGCGTGGGGACATGGACGCCCTCCCGTTGCCGGACGACCCCTCCTTGGAGCACGCCTCCGAGACGCCCGGCACCGCGCACCTGTGCGGTCACGACGGCCACATGACGATCGTCGTGGGTGTGGCCCGGCGGATCGCGGCGCGCCGGCCGGAACGCGGTCGCGTGGTCGTCCTGTTCCAGCCCGCCGAGGAGACCGGCGCCGGGGCGCACGCCGTGATCGAGGATCCCGCCTTCGCTCCCCTGCGGCCGGACTTCGCGATCGCTCAGCACAATCTGCCGGGTCAACCGCTCGGGGCCGTCGTGCTGCGACACGAGGTCTTCGCCAGCGCCTCGCGCGGGATGATCATCGACCTGCACGGTCGCAGCGCCCACGCGGCCGAGCCGCAGGAGGGCCGCACCCCGGTGCCGGCAGCCGCTGCCCTGTCCCACGCCCTCGCGGCCCTGCCCCAGAACGCCACGGCCCTGCACGAGACCGGGCAGGTGACGGTGGTCGGCGTCGAGGTCGGCGGCCCCGCATTCGGCACCAGCCCGGGGGACGGCCGCGTCATGGCCACCCTACGCGCCCACGAGCAGGGGGTGATCGATCGTCTGGCCGAACGCGCCACCGACGTGGCCCGCGGCATCGCCGCCACCTTCGGCCTGGAGGCGTCGATCTCCTGGGCCGAGGAGTTCCCCTCGAGCCCGTGCGACGCCGAACTGGTCGACGTGGTCGACCGCACGGCGCGGGCACGCGGAATGCAGGTGGTCTGGCGCGACCACCCCTACGCCTGGTCGGAGGACTTCGGTCACTTCACCTCGCGCTTCCGCGGGGTGCTCTTCGGGCTGGGCTCGGGCGTCGACCAGCCGGCCCTGCACGGCAACGGCTACGACTTCCCCGACGCGCTGCTCGAGCCGGGCAGCGATCTGCTGACCGACACGGTCCACGCGATCCTCGATCCCGGACGGAGCGAACGGGAAGGATGA
- a CDS encoding alanine racemase, whose translation MNSLTIDLEALRHNIQTIDEWVSAHDASWTLVTKSLCGHKATLEALQAIGIRSMADSRLGNLEEIANLEHPIESWYLRLPHMPKIADIVRLTDVSLNSEIETIKALSDEAVRQDRHHGVVIMIELGDLREGVLPGTLADFYTKVFELPNIEVIGIGSNLGCLSGTMPNVDLFAQLGLYREWLELKFDRKIPFISAGTSIALPLLRDGILPKAVNHFRIGESAFLGTDLINGDNLLGLRDDAFTLDVEVVEVKEKSMVPMGETNDMTPFEALEQEGPDPGERAYRAICTIGQVDTEIAGLTPLHPDYRIVGASSDLTVVNVGTDADEVQVGGTIKFRPSYGALVRLMLDKYIDKIVTPNVERFTDQISDEEEVELPPVVARESNGEIG comes from the coding sequence ATGAACAGTCTGACCATCGATCTCGAAGCCCTGCGGCACAACATCCAGACCATCGACGAGTGGGTCTCGGCGCACGATGCATCGTGGACCCTCGTCACCAAGTCCCTGTGCGGGCACAAGGCCACGCTCGAGGCCCTGCAGGCCATCGGAATTCGTTCCATGGCCGACTCGAGGCTCGGCAATCTCGAGGAGATCGCGAACCTCGAGCATCCGATCGAGTCGTGGTATCTCCGCCTTCCGCACATGCCGAAGATCGCCGACATCGTCCGGCTCACCGACGTGAGCCTGAACTCGGAGATCGAGACGATCAAGGCCCTCAGCGACGAGGCCGTGCGCCAGGACCGACACCATGGCGTCGTCATCATGATCGAGCTCGGCGATCTCCGCGAGGGCGTCCTGCCGGGAACCCTCGCCGATTTCTACACCAAGGTGTTCGAATTACCGAACATCGAGGTGATCGGGATCGGCAGCAACCTGGGATGCCTGTCGGGCACGATGCCGAACGTCGACCTCTTCGCGCAGCTCGGACTGTACCGCGAATGGCTCGAGCTGAAGTTCGACCGCAAGATCCCCTTCATCTCGGCGGGGACGAGCATCGCGCTGCCGCTGCTCCGTGACGGCATCCTGCCGAAGGCGGTGAACCACTTCCGCATCGGCGAGTCGGCCTTCCTCGGGACCGATCTCATCAACGGCGACAACCTCCTGGGCCTGCGCGACGACGCCTTCACCCTCGACGTCGAAGTCGTCGAGGTGAAGGAGAAGAGCATGGTTCCCATGGGCGAGACGAACGACATGACGCCTTTCGAGGCGCTCGAGCAGGAGGGTCCTGACCCCGGCGAGCGCGCCTACCGCGCGATCTGTACCATCGGGCAGGTCGACACCGAGATCGCGGGTCTCACGCCCCTCCACCCCGACTACCGGATCGTGGGCGCGAGCAGTGACCTGACCGTGGTCAACGTGGGCACCGACGCCGACGAGGTGCAGGTGGGTGGCACCATCAAGTTCCGGCCGTCGTACGGAGCTCTCGTCCGCCTGATGCTCGACAAGTACATCGACAAGATCGTCACCCCGAACGTCGAGCGCTTCACCGACCAGATCAGCGACGAGGAGGAAGTCGAACTCCCGCCCGTCGTGGCCCGCGAGTCCAACGGCGAGATCGGCTGA
- a CDS encoding GNAT family N-acetyltransferase, giving the protein MESKIIRVDREADLPTWADRGTLETFFHETMEPWNDSPEDVRGALDYLFSDEPGKGGFLVLAEVDGELAAALAMLNTGMKGYVPAHILLFVSVDPSMRGKGIGGDVVRYALDQCEGPVKLHVEYENPAKRLYERLGFTSKYAEMRYDPEAKKS; this is encoded by the coding sequence GTGGAATCCAAGATCATCCGTGTCGACCGCGAAGCCGATCTCCCCACCTGGGCCGACCGGGGCACCCTGGAGACGTTCTTCCACGAGACCATGGAGCCGTGGAACGACTCGCCCGAGGACGTGCGGGGCGCCCTGGACTACCTGTTCTCCGACGAGCCGGGCAAGGGTGGCTTCCTGGTGCTCGCCGAAGTCGACGGTGAGCTGGCCGCAGCGCTGGCCATGCTGAACACGGGCATGAAGGGCTACGTGCCCGCGCACATCCTGCTGTTCGTGAGCGTCGATCCCTCGATGCGTGGCAAGGGGATCGGTGGGGACGTCGTGCGGTACGCACTCGATCAGTGCGAGGGTCCGGTGAAGCTGCACGTGGAGTACGAGAATCCGGCCAAGCGTCTGTACGAGCGTCTCGGTTTCACGAGCAAGTACGCCGAGATGCGCTACGATCCCGAGGCGAAGAAGAGCTGA
- a CDS encoding sodium:solute symporter family protein, whose amino-acid sequence MTSVDAVILVLYMCAMLGVGFWFLRRNADNDDYYVGGRGMGSTHVGLSVVATDVGGGFSIGLGGLGFAMGLSGSWMLFTGFLGAWMAAALLIPTVFRMGRRFGLLTYPQVFGSVYSARVALVAAIISAIGYVGFTSSQVLAGAKLASATIEGLDLQSALFVMGALAVVYTSMGGMKAVIYTDTVQWILLLVGLIFVGLPIAYHELGGYTAIRATVPDEMLSLSNVGVVQILNWMFAILPIWFVGMTLYQRIYACRDERSARRAWYLAGVLEWPTMAFLGVALGLLGRVAWQQGYFAAVGFGPATEMDPEMGLPLLLSQLLPTGMMGLMMAAYFSAILSTADSCLMAASGNVTTDILPAKRGTTKRGHLLRSQGFTLGLGVIALVLASSMTSVLDLMLYSYGFMVSGLLVPTIALLALARPSSRAALAAMLGGGGVTITLGALGIALPAGLDANIFGISTALVVFLVVQANDGGFARKRSVEPMAEELEDSRI is encoded by the coding sequence ATGACCTCCGTCGACGCCGTCATCCTCGTTCTGTACATGTGCGCCATGCTCGGCGTGGGGTTCTGGTTCCTGCGCCGCAACGCCGACAACGACGACTACTACGTCGGAGGCCGGGGCATGGGGAGCACGCACGTCGGCCTTTCGGTCGTCGCCACCGATGTCGGCGGCGGCTTCTCGATCGGTCTCGGCGGGCTCGGCTTCGCCATGGGACTGAGCGGCTCGTGGATGCTGTTCACGGGCTTCCTCGGGGCGTGGATGGCGGCGGCGCTGTTGATCCCGACCGTGTTCCGCATGGGGCGCCGCTTCGGTCTCCTGACCTATCCACAGGTCTTTGGTTCGGTCTACTCGGCGCGCGTGGCGCTCGTGGCGGCGATCATCTCGGCCATCGGCTACGTGGGCTTCACGTCGTCGCAGGTCCTGGCCGGGGCCAAGCTGGCGTCGGCAACGATCGAAGGACTGGACCTGCAGTCCGCACTGTTCGTCATGGGTGCGCTCGCGGTGGTCTACACCTCGATGGGCGGGATGAAGGCCGTGATCTACACCGACACGGTCCAATGGATCCTGTTGCTGGTCGGACTGATCTTCGTCGGCCTGCCCATCGCCTACCACGAGCTCGGCGGCTACACCGCGATCCGTGCGACGGTGCCCGACGAGATGCTCAGCCTGAGCAATGTCGGAGTCGTGCAGATCCTGAACTGGATGTTCGCGATCCTGCCGATCTGGTTCGTGGGGATGACCCTTTACCAGAGGATCTACGCCTGCCGAGACGAGCGATCGGCCCGGCGCGCATGGTACCTGGCCGGTGTGCTCGAGTGGCCGACCATGGCCTTCCTCGGAGTGGCGCTGGGATTGTTGGGCCGGGTGGCGTGGCAGCAGGGTTACTTCGCCGCGGTCGGCTTCGGCCCGGCCACGGAGATGGATCCCGAGATGGGTTTGCCGCTGTTGCTCTCGCAGCTGCTCCCCACGGGCATGATGGGTCTGATGATGGCGGCCTATTTCAGCGCGATCCTGTCGACCGCCGACAGCTGTCTCATGGCCGCCTCGGGAAACGTGACCACCGATATCCTGCCGGCGAAGCGCGGGACCACGAAGCGGGGCCATCTGTTGCGTTCGCAAGGCTTCACCCTGGGGCTGGGGGTGATCGCCCTGGTACTGGCCTCGTCGATGACCAGCGTGCTCGACCTGATGCTCTACTCCTACGGCTTCATGGTGTCGGGACTCCTGGTGCCGACCATCGCGCTGCTCGCGCTCGCGCGGCCTTCGTCGCGGGCTGCACTGGCCGCGATGCTCGGCGGGGGAGGCGTCACGATCACGCTCGGCGCCCTCGGAATCGCACTGCCGGCCGGCCTGGACGCGAACATCTTCGGGATCTCGACCGCGCTCGTCGTGTTCCTGGTCGTGCAGGCGAACGACGGCGGCTTCGCGCGCAAACGTTCGGTCGAGCCCATGGCCGAGGAGCTCGAGGACAGCCGGATCTGA
- a CDS encoding STAS domain-containing protein has protein sequence MRIRRDDRDAVTVLHLSGAMTGGPDAETFEGAVDELIDDRRHWLVLDFGGVSFLGSQAIGYVARYYARFVRAGGQVVTARISGRVALPYDLFLRQLLEAFDTVDEAVDVSCRRAGKDASATEA, from the coding sequence ATGAGGATCCGACGTGACGACCGTGATGCGGTCACCGTGCTGCACCTCTCCGGAGCCATGACCGGCGGTCCGGATGCCGAGACCTTCGAAGGCGCCGTCGACGAGTTGATCGACGACCGACGCCACTGGCTCGTGCTCGACTTCGGGGGCGTTTCGTTCCTCGGCAGCCAGGCGATCGGCTACGTCGCGCGTTACTACGCTCGCTTCGTCCGCGCCGGGGGGCAGGTGGTCACCGCCCGGATCTCGGGCCGCGTCGCGCTTCCCTACGACCTGTTCCTGCGCCAGCTGCTCGAGGCCTTCGACACCGTCGACGAGGCCGTGGACGTGTCGTGTCGACGCGCGGGCAAGGACGCCTCGGCCACGGAGGCCTGA